GCCCTTCAGCGAATTGGCAAGCACCATGGCAAAGGCCGGCAGATCAGGCACGGCTTCGATCTTTTCGCCGATGCCGCGGGCAATCAGCGGCCGGCTCTTAAGGCACATCGGCACGTCGGCGCCGAGCTTCAGCGCCAGCGAGGCAAGTGTCTCCGCCGATAATGTCGTACCCCAGAGCCGCATCAGCCCGCGCAGCGTCGCGGCTGCATCGGCCGAGCCGCCACCGATGCCGGAGGCAACAGGCAGGTTCTTTTCGAGATGGATACGGACGGGAAAGGCGAGGGGACCGACCGCCTCGCGCAGGAGGTCGCGGGCCTTCAGCACCAAGTTGGTGCCCGTCGCCGGCAAGTACCTCGCCGAAACGGCCCGACAGGGTGAATGCGTCGGTCGGCGCCCGCATGAAGCCCAGCCGGTCGCCGTGATCTGCGAAGGTCACCAGCATATCGAGCAGATGATAGCCATCCGGCCGCTGACCCGTCACATGCAGGGCGAGGTTGATTTTCGCGCGAGCTTCCTCGGTGACGCTGGAGCATGATGCCGAAAAGTGTGAGCGGTTTTCGGACGACATCATGCTCTATTTCTTTGATCTCACGCCGGCGATGCCCTTGTCAGGCATGGTCCGTCAGGATTTCTTGTCGACCGGCGGCGGGGTGACGGGCGCCGGATCGGCTGCTTCTTGTCGGCCGCCTTGGCATCGTCACTGACGGGAGGCAGGCCGTTGGCGACCTTGTCCTTGATCTTCGGGATCTCGGCAGCTTCGGGCTCGGAGGCGAGCGCCCGGTTCCACTGGTAGACGGCCTCGAGCTTGCGCCCGACGCGCCAGTAGGCATCGCCGAGATGGTCGTTGATCGTCGCGTCGCCAGCCTTGATCTGGGCGGCCCGCTCCAACTCGTCGACGGCATCGTCGAAGCGGTTGAGGCGGAAATAGGCCCAGCCGAGCGAATCGATGATGTAGCCGTCGTCAGGGCGAAGGTCGACGGCTTTCTTGATCATGCCGAGACCTCGTCGAGGTTCCGGTTCATGTCGATCCAGGAATAGCCGAGATAGTTCAGTACCTGCGGCTGGTCGGGATTGAGCTCCAGCGCCTTGCGGAAGTTCGGTTCCGCCTGGTCCCACTTCTTCAGCGCTCATAGGCAATGCCGCGCTGGAAGAAGACGCTCCAGTTGGCGCGGCCTGGAATGGGGCCGATCGTTTCGACGGCCTTGTCGTAATTCGTGGCCATCGCCTGGTAGTCCTTGGCGTCGGAAAGCACGCTGCCATAGGCGAGGTAACTGCGGATGTCCTTCGGGTCGGAGGCGATCAGCGCCTGCAGGTGCTTGCGCGCCTCGTCCACCTTGCCGCCCTGGGCAAGGGCAAGGCCGAGCTGCAGCTCGGAGATGCGCCGCATCGGCGAATTCTCCGGCACCTTCTTGTAGAGCGCGATGGCGCGGTCCATCTGGTTCTGCTTCTCGGCAATGCCGCCGAGCAGCACCAGCGTATCGGCGCTGTTCGGATCGAGCGCATTGGCCGTCTGCAGGTACAGCGAGACGATGTCCTCGGCGCCGTCGCGGTTCAGCGCGCCGCCGACCGAGAACAGCACGCCGGCGGCACCTTCTTCGGCCGTCTTGACCTGCTGCTCCTGCTTCTCGTTCTTTTCGATACTATCGCGCAGCGCGTTCAGCGGCGCATAGTTCGGCAACAGGTTGTCGCCGACAGAAACGGCGTCGAGCGCCTTCTGCTTATTGCCTTGTGTTGCTTCAAGACGGGCAAGCGCCATCACGGCGCGCATGAAGGTGTCGGGCGCCGTTGCGCCCCCCTCCTTGTCGAGCACGGCATCGTTCAGATGCTTTCGGGCGGATTTCACGTCGCCGATGGCGATGGCGATCGCTCCGGCATTGTAATTCTGGAAGATGCGGAACCAGTCCGGCCCCTTCATCTTCTCGACCATCGTGAGCGCTTCCTTGCCGCGGCCGGCGCCGACGCGGGCCCAGGCGAGCAGCAGGTCGTTCATCATCCGGTCGAGATCGTTTGGCCCCTTATATTTCAGGATGGCCTCGGCGGATTTGTAGTCATCACGGCGCACGGCATCCATGCCGCGCACGATCGTGGTGATACGCTCGACGGAAGGATCGCCCTTCAGGTCATTGGCATATTTGACGCCGTCCTTGATATCGCCATTGAGCAGCAGCGAGATCATCAGCCGCTGGCGAATCTCTGGATTGCCGGGCTCGATCTGCAGCGCCTTCTTGTAGAGTTCGATCGCCGTTTCATAGTCATGATCGACATCGGCGGTGCGCGCGGCGAGAAAGGCGCCGGAGAAAGTGGTGACGCTGTCCGCATCGAAGTGAACGGCCGTGCCGGCATCGTCTGTCTTGGCCGCATCCTCGGCGTTTGCGCCGCCGACACCGCTGAGCGAAAGGACAGCGGCCAGCGCTGCGCTCGTAAGAAGACGGATGGCAAGTCTCTGCCGCATTAGGAAACCTTTCTTCGACAGCGTCCCGACAAATGGTGCCGGCCGCAAAACCAGTTGCGATCACTGATTCATAACAGGATGGCTTTTTTGAAGCGGCGCTGCAAGAAAATCAGCCTGCGATCAAGGACGTTTGATCAATTGACGCGCTCGATGCAGAAGTCGATCACTTCCATCAGGGCGGATTTCCAGACCGTATCGGGAAGGGGCGCAAGCGCATCGCGCGCGATCGTGCCGTAATGGATCGCACGGCCGATCGTGTCGCTGAGCGTGCCGTATTTGGTGATCAATCCCAGCGCTTTTTCGAGGTTGGCGTCGGTGCTGTTGCCGGCCTCGATCGCATCGCGCCAGAAGGCGCGCTCATCCTCGGTGCCGCGGCGATAGGCGAGAATGACCGGTAGGGTGATCTTGCCCTCGCGGAAATCGTCGCCGACATTCTTGCCGAGATCGGCGGCCTTGCCGCCATAGTCGAGCGCATCGTCGACCAGCTGGAAGGCGAGCCCGAGATTCATGCCGTAGGATTTCAGCGCATTGCGGCCTGACCGGCCGGCCTCGGCGACGATCGGCCCGACTTCGGCGGCGGCGGCAAAGAGAGCGGCCGTCTTGGCGCGGATGACCGAGAGATAATCGTCCTCCGTCGTCTCCATGTTCTTGGCGACGGAAAGCTGCAGCACCTCGCCTTCGGCGATCACGCAGGCGGCGGCAGACAAGACGTCGAGCGCATCGAGCGAGCCGACATCGACCATCATGCGGAAGGCCTGGCCGAGCAGGAAATCGCCGACCAGCACGCTTGCCTGGTTGCCCCAGATCATTCGCGCCGTCGATTTGCCGCGGCGCAGATCGCTTTCGTCGACGACGTCGTCATGCAGCAGCGTTGCCGTATGCATGAACTCGACCGATGTGGCGAGCTTGACGTGGTTTTCGCCCCTGTAGTCGAACAGCGATGCGGAAGCCAGCGTCAGCATCGGCCGCAGCCGCTTGCCGCCGGACGAGATCAGATGGTTCGCCACTTCGGGGATCATCTGCACGTCGGAGCCGGCCTTGGAGAGAATGAGCTGGTTTACTCGCTCCATATCCGCCCTGGTGAGATCGACCAGCGGCTTTATGGATGCCAGTTTGTTTTTGCTTTCTTCAAGCGGTATGACCACGCCCAACGACCCGGACTCCTATTCATTCATTGCACCTGACAATAGAAAGGGGCGATGGACGCGGCAAGGGGTGAATTGTCGCGCTGAGCGAAATTGGAAGGAAAACGACGGCAAATGCATGAGCTTATCCGCGCCAACGATCCCGTTCTTCTCTCCTATGCCGAGAGTTTGATGAAGGATGCCGGAATTCACTGCTTCATCGCCGATCAGGGCATGAGCGTGCTCGAAGGCTCGCTCGGCATGCTGTCGCGCCGCCTGCTGGTGGATGAGGAGATGGCCGATCAGGCGCGCCGCATCCTCATCGATGCCGGTCTCGGCAGCGAGCTGCGTGATCGGAAGTGAGCTTCGATGACCGGGGAAACCGCTGAAACGATCGATGCCTTTCATCGCGGCGCCTTCCATGTGGTCCAGCCGAAGGGCAGGGGCCATCGCTCCGGCATGGATGCGATGCTGCTTGCGGCGCTCGTCGCCGACGACCGTCCGGTCAGGGTTGCCGATCTCGGCGCCGGCGCCGGCGCTGCCGGCCTTGCCGTCGCCTCGCGCCTTGCCGATGCAGAAGTGGTGCTGTTCGAACGCTCGGCCGAGATGGCCGATTATGCCCGCCGCAGCATCCTGCTCCCCGACAATGCCCATATCGCCGGCCGCGTCAGCGTCGTCGAGGCCGATGTGACGCTGACCGCCAAGGCACGCAACGATGCGGGGCTCACCGATGAGAGCTTCCACCACGTCATCATGAACCCGCCGTTCAACGACGCCGGCGACCGGCGCACGCCGGATGCGCTGAAGGCCGAAGCCCATGCGATGACCGATGGTCTGTTCGAAAGCTGGATCCGTACGGCGGGCGCCATCATGATATCAGGCGGGCAATTGTCGCTGATCGCCCGGCCGCAATCGATCGCCGAGATCATCATGGCCTGCGGCCGGCGCTTCGGCGGCATCGAGATCACCGCCATCCATCCGCGTCCGGGCGAAAATGCCGTTCGGATCCTGGTGACAGCGATCAAGGGATCGCGGGCGCGGCTATCGCTGCGTGCGGCCCTCATCATGCACGAAGAGGGGAGCCACAAGTTCTCCCCTCTCGTCGATGATTTCAACAATGGCCGGGCGGCCTATGCCAGGCTTTAGGCTGGCTTCAGACTTTTCCTGAAAATGCTTCAGCCGGTGACGAAGTCGAGGAGCAGCTTGACGTTCAGTCCGGCGATCACGACCGCGATCAGATAGGCGACACCACTCAGCCAGCGCGGCGCCACCAGTTCGCCCATCTTGGCCTTGTTGGCGGTAAACATCACCAGCGGGAAGACGGCGAAGGAAAGCTGCAGGCTGAGCACCACCTGGGTGAGGATCAACAGCTCGGCCGTGCCCTGGTCGCCATACCAGATGGTGACGATCGCTGCCGGCACGATGGCGATGGCACGGGTAATCAGGCGGCGCACCCACGGCTTCAGCCGGATCTTGAGGAAGCCTTCCATGACGATCTGGCCGGCAAGCGTTGCCGTCACCGTCGAGTTGAGACCGCAGCAGAGAAGCGCGATGCCGAACAGCGTCGGCGCGATGGCGAGGCCGAGCAGCGGCGACAGCAGCGAATAGGCATCGCCGAGTTCGACGACGTCGGTCTTGCCGTGCGCATTGAAGGCGGCGGCCGCCAGGATCAGGATAGAGGCATTGATCAGCAGCGCGAAACAGAGCGCGACCGTCGAGTCGATCGTCGCAAAGGTCAGCGCCTCCCTCTTTTCGGGAACCGTATGGCCATAGGCCCGCGTCTGCACGATGCCGGAGTGGAGGTACAGATTGTGCGGCATGACGGTCGCGCCGAGAATGCCGAGCGCCAGGTAGAGCATCTCGGGATTGGTCACGATCTCGGTCGTCGGGAAGAAGCCGGTGAGGACGGAGCCCCATTGCGGGTCGGCCAGCAGGATCTGCACACCGAAGCAGACCGCGATGACGCCGAGCAGCGCGATGATGAAGGCTTCCACCCAGCGGAAGCCGAGCTTCTGCAAAAAGAGGATCACGAAGACGTCGAGCGCGGTGATCAGCACGCCGAGTTCGAGCGGGATGCCCATCAGCAGGTTGAGGCCGATCGCCGTGCCGATCACCTCGGCGATATCGGTGGCGATGATGGCGATTTCCGCAAAGGCCCAGAGCGGCAGCGAGACGTATTTCGGAAAGGCGTCGCGGCAGGCCTGCGCAAGGTCGCGGCCGGAGGCGATCGCGAGGCGCGCGCAGAGCGATTGCAGCACGATCGCCATCAGGTTGGAAAGCAGCGCGACGGTGAGCAGCGCATAGCCGAATTTCGAGCCGCCGGCGAGCGAGGTCGCCCAGTTGCCGGGGTCCATGTAGCCGACGGCGACCATGTAGCCCGGCCCGGCGAAGGCTGCCGCCCTTCGCCACATCGAGCTGTGACGCCCGGTTCCGACGGTGCGGTAGACATCCGACAGCGACGCTTCTCCGCGTTCGTGCCGCCAGCCGCTCTTTGTATTCGGATTGAGCACGTCCATGCGATTTCCACCTGTTTTATCGTGCGTGCAATATGACGAGTTAGAATGATAATGCAAGTCATTCGCAACAACAAATTCAAACCCAATGTTTTCAGGAACGCAGCCATTGTGTTTGTCGTTCCAGCGCATACATGGGTGACGATCGTGCGACCCGAAGCGAAGGATGGGAAATGGCCGGATTCTTGAGAAAACTGATGCCGAAACGGTTCCGCAAGGACGGCATCACCATTCCGGTCGTTCGCCTGCAGGGGGCGATCATCAGCGGCGGCGGCCAGTTCCGGCCGACCCTCAACCTTGCCAATGTCTCTCCGGTTCTGGAAAAGGCCTTCGCCATGAAGGACGCACCGGCGGTCGCCATCTCCATCAATTCGCCGGGCGGCTCGCCCGTCCAGTCGCGCCTGATCTTCACCCGCATTCGCGAGCTCGCCCGCGAGAAGCAGAAGAAGGTTCTGGTCTTCGTCGAAGATGTCGCCGCCTCGGGCGGTTACATGATCGCGCTTGCCGGCGACGAGATCATCGCCGACGCCACCTCCATCGTCGGCTCGATCGGCGTCGTCTCCGGCGGTTTCGGCTTTCCCGAGCTCCTGAAGAAGATCGGCGTCGAACGCCGGGTCTATACGGCGGGCGAAAATAAGGTGATCCTCGATCCTTTTCAGCCGGAAAAGGAAAAGGACATCGAGTACCTGAAGAGCCTGCAGCTCGAAATCCACCAGGTCTTCATCTCCATGGTGCGCGAACGTCGCGCCGGCAAGCTTAGGGACGATGCGGCGGTGTTTTCCGGCCTGTTCTGGAGTGGCACACGCGGCCTCGAACTCGGCCTCATCGACGGCCTCGGCGACATGCGCCAGGAACTGAAGCGGCGCTACGGCCAGAAGACCAAGCTGGAGCTCGTCACCGCCGGCCGCGGCCTGTTCGGCCGCAGGATTCCCGGCGTATCGCCGGTTTCGCTCGAAGGTGCTGCATCCGGTCTCGCGACGGGGCTTGTCGAAGCGGCGGAAGAGAGAGCATTGTGGAGCCGGTTCGGGCTTTGAGAGGAGCAAGAGAGGGGCATGGCACAGCTTATTACGATCCTGGTCCTGGTTTTCTCAGCCTGGTGGCTCTACCGACGCTTCGTCTCCGATGCCCGTAAGCTTGCTGAAAAATCGCGCCGTGCCGAAAAGGAACGCCAGACCGGTGCGATCGGCACGCTGGTCAAGGACCCGGCGACGGGAGAATACCGGCTGAAGCGCGAGGGAGAATAAGAGGCTTCGCCACTCATCTGCCTCTCATCCGGCAATGGCTCCGGGCGCTCTGCAGGTGGAAGCCCCCTCTGCCCTTGTCCAGCCGATAGATGGGTAACAGATTGAACCGGATAGATGGGTTACAGTTCTCCCCCTTGTAAACCAGTGTCCGCCCCTGCGCCGGCTGGTCGGGGTTGCAGGGCGCTGGGGCGGACAAGCCGCTTGGTCTTCCTGTCGATGATGCCGAGCGGATGGGCATGGAAGCGTAGCGTCCAGATGCCCGCTTCATTCTCCTCGATCGCCACGACCTCGCCGGCCAGCGCTGCTGCGACATAGACGAGGTCGCCGTTCCATTTGATCTCGCCATTGGAGCGCACCCGGCGCACCGCCGCCTCGGCCGGATAGTCCGGTTCAGGCAGGCGGTCGGGCAGGCGCCGCAGTGACGGTCGGTAATGATCAGCAGGCACGTCCATAGCGAGCGCCTCGTGTGGACGCTCGGCGTTGTAATTCTGGCGAAATGCGTCAAAGACCGCCTGCTGCGCGGCATGGTCGACCTCCGGCGCCATGGCCAGCGGCAGCATCGTCAGATGGAAGCGTTCGTGGCGGCCGTTCTGCTGCGGTTTGCCCGGCTGGATGCGCTCCAGGCCGATGCCGAGCTTGATGAACCGCACAGCAAGCGTCGTCAGCCCGGTGACGCCAATCGCCGCGAAGGGCGAACCGTTGTCGCTGCGAAAGCGCTCCGGCAGTCCGTGCTCGGCAAACAGCCGCTCGAACACCGGCCAGGCCTCTGCCTCGGCCGGCGTCGCGCAGGCTTGCAGCGCCAGCAGAAAGCGGCTCGCCGTATCCATCACCG
The Rhizobium leguminosarum DNA segment above includes these coding regions:
- a CDS encoding Nramp family divalent metal transporter translates to MDVLNPNTKSGWRHERGEASLSDVYRTVGTGRHSSMWRRAAAFAGPGYMVAVGYMDPGNWATSLAGGSKFGYALLTVALLSNLMAIVLQSLCARLAIASGRDLAQACRDAFPKYVSLPLWAFAEIAIIATDIAEVIGTAIGLNLLMGIPLELGVLITALDVFVILFLQKLGFRWVEAFIIALLGVIAVCFGVQILLADPQWGSVLTGFFPTTEIVTNPEMLYLALGILGATVMPHNLYLHSGIVQTRAYGHTVPEKREALTFATIDSTVALCFALLINASILILAAAAFNAHGKTDVVELGDAYSLLSPLLGLAIAPTLFGIALLCCGLNSTVTATLAGQIVMEGFLKIRLKPWVRRLITRAIAIVPAAIVTIWYGDQGTAELLILTQVVLSLQLSFAVFPLVMFTANKAKMGELVAPRWLSGVAYLIAVVIAGLNVKLLLDFVTG
- a CDS encoding helix-turn-helix domain-containing protein: MVWRETGIMDERLRFVGECLAGEETMTALCAAYGISRKTGYKWLERYRALGPAGLIDLPRAPLEHGRATAAELVARIVAEKEANPQWGPKKVLARLKRSAPQLCWPAASTIGEILKRHGLVGRRRHRWRAAGCGPFAPANGPNAVWSADYKGWFRTRDGRRCEPLTVMDTASRFLLALQACATPAEAEAWPVFERLFAEHGLPERFRSDNGSPFAAIGVTGLTTLAVRFIKLGIGLERIQPGKPQQNGRHERFHLTMLPLAMAPEVDHAAQQAVFDAFRQNYNAERPHEALAMDVPADHYRPSLRRLPDRLPEPDYPAEAAVRRVRSNGEIKWNGDLVYVAAALAGEVVAIEENEAGIWTLRFHAHPLGIIDRKTKRLVRPSALQPRPAGAGADTGLQGGEL
- a CDS encoding DUF2007 domain-containing protein — protein: MHELIRANDPVLLSYAESLMKDAGIHCFIADQGMSVLEGSLGMLSRRLLVDEEMADQARRILIDAGLGSELRDRK
- a CDS encoding polyprenyl synthetase family protein: MGVVIPLEESKNKLASIKPLVDLTRADMERVNQLILSKAGSDVQMIPEVANHLISSGGKRLRPMLTLASASLFDYRGENHVKLATSVEFMHTATLLHDDVVDESDLRRGKSTARMIWGNQASVLVGDFLLGQAFRMMVDVGSLDALDVLSAAACVIAEGEVLQLSVAKNMETTEDDYLSVIRAKTAALFAAAAEVGPIVAEAGRSGRNALKSYGMNLGLAFQLVDDALDYGGKAADLGKNVGDDFREGKITLPVILAYRRGTEDERAFWRDAIEAGNSTDANLEKALGLITKYGTLSDTIGRAIHYGTIARDALAPLPDTVWKSALMEVIDFCIERVN
- a CDS encoding tRNA1(Val) (adenine(37)-N6)-methyltransferase — translated: MTGETAETIDAFHRGAFHVVQPKGRGHRSGMDAMLLAALVADDRPVRVADLGAGAGAAGLAVASRLADAEVVLFERSAEMADYARRSILLPDNAHIAGRVSVVEADVTLTAKARNDAGLTDESFHHVIMNPPFNDAGDRRTPDALKAEAHAMTDGLFESWIRTAGAIMISGGQLSLIARPQSIAEIIMACGRRFGGIEITAIHPRPGENAVRILVTAIKGSRARLSLRAALIMHEEGSHKFSPLVDDFNNGRAAYARL
- a CDS encoding S49 family peptidase encodes the protein MAGFLRKLMPKRFRKDGITIPVVRLQGAIISGGGQFRPTLNLANVSPVLEKAFAMKDAPAVAISINSPGGSPVQSRLIFTRIRELAREKQKKVLVFVEDVAASGGYMIALAGDEIIADATSIVGSIGVVSGGFGFPELLKKIGVERRVYTAGENKVILDPFQPEKEKDIEYLKSLQLEIHQVFISMVRERRAGKLRDDAAVFSGLFWSGTRGLELGLIDGLGDMRQELKRRYGQKTKLELVTAGRGLFGRRIPGVSPVSLEGAASGLATGLVEAAEERALWSRFGL